AGCCACAGCACGCGCCAGGGTCTGGGCGAACAGTGGGGACAATTCAGGCGCTGTAATAAAATCACTGCCATCGCCTGCGTGCCGGCCGAATTTGCTTAAGCTATTGCTGTAATACCCTAAGCCCGGAGTGTATAGGGCAAGCTCCATATAGCGATTAAATGGGAGCCAACCGCCGGCCTGGTCAAGGGCTGCATCAATCTGTACGCGTAGCATTTGAGAGAGAGCTCGCGCAGCGTCATCGGGTGCAGGTAAACTAGCGGATTCGTAAAAATTCGTCTTCATCATGTCATTTTAAATGACCCCGGCGCTGGATGGAGGCGGCCGTTAAAAATAGCGCCAATTAGATGTATAAAAAACTATGCTTAATTCTCTTACCGATGCGCAACGGGCCGATTGCCGACGACTTTTTCTGCGGGATTATGCCATTCAACTCTTGATTGGCGTCCATCCATTCGAGAAAAAAAGTCCGCAGCGCGTAGTCGTTAATGTCGAATTATGGGTTCCGTTGACTGCCTCTACTCCTGCCATGGATGCCTTAAGTGAAGTGGTGGACTACAATTTGATGCGCGATACGATTGCATCGTATGCTAACGGCAAGCATATTCATTTATTGGAGACATTATGTGATGATGCGGCCAAGCGCATGCTTGCGCATCCTCACGTGCGCGCAGTGCGGGTGTGTGCCGAGAAGCCGGATATTTATCCTGATTGCGCAGCCGTGGGTGTCGAAGTGTTTCGTTGCAAGGAAGTTGTAAAATGAATGGTCCTGACAATATACAGGAAGCGCATGCAGAGTCTGCTGAGGCGGCAACTCATGCGGCTGGCAAAAATGGCGCGCGCATACTCAGTCGCCGCGCCCAAAAAGATGCCTACGAGAATAATAAACTATACAAGCGGTTGGCGCGGCAGGTTGGTCAAGCGATCGCTGACTATCAAATGATTGAGGCCGGCGATAAAGTAATGGTTTGCCTATCCGGTGGCAAAGATAGTTATGCATTGCTTGATATCTTGCTTAGATTGCGCGAACGCGCCCCGGTACATTTTGATCTTGTCGCGGTTAACCTGGATCAAAAACAGCCGGGCTTTCCAGACCACATATTGCCTGAATATTTAACCCAAAAGGGCGTGCCGTTTCATATTGAAAATCAAGATACCTACAGTATTGTTAAACGCTTGGTGCCGGAAGGAAAAACCACATGTTCATTATGTTCACGTCTACGGCGCGGGATTTTATATCGTGTAGCAAGCGAGTTGGGCGCGACCAAGATTGCACTTGGCCATCATCGTGATGATATTCTTGAAACCTTACTTTTGAATTTGTTTTATGGCGGCAAACTCAAAGGTATGCCGCCAAAATTACAATCAGACAACGGAAAACATATCGTTATCCGTCCGCTTGCCTATGTAAAAGAAACCGATCTAGAAGATTATGCCGCATTGCGACAATTCCCCATCATTCCATGTAATTTATGCGGTAGCCAGCCCAATTTAAAACGCGCTGAAATGAAAAGCTTAATTCGTGATTGGGAGAAAAACTATCCGGGTCGAGTTGAGAGCATGTTCAATGCGTTGGCGCATGTGATTCCGTCGCATCTGATGGACCGCGAGCTATTTGAATTTGCTCAGCTACGTGTAACCGGCGTTGTGCCGGCCCATGGCGATATTGCATTCGATGATGAACCGTGTAGTGTTGGGCAGATTGAAACAGGAGTACAAGATACGTTTCCCCTCAGTTTGCAGCCTCTGCTACGCACAGCGCCATGATAAAATAATTTTATTAGATTCCTCACCCTAGTTTAACTCTCTGCGCGCATTGTGAATATTGTGATCCTGGCGGCTGGTGAAGGTAAGCGTATGCGCTCAGCCTTACCCAAAGTGCTCCATCTGTTGGCGGGCCAGCCGCTGCTTTGTCACGTTCTTGATACCGCGCGTGCATTGCAGCCGGCAAAAATTGTCGTGGTGGTTGGGCATGGTGCGCAGGCAGTGCAGCATGCCGTCGCTATGCCCGAAGTCGAATTCGTTATACAAGAGCAACAGTTAGGGACTGGCCACGCAGTGCAACAGGCACTGCCATTGCTGGACCATTCTATGCCAGTGCTGGTGCTATATGGCGATGTACCTCTGATTAGCGTGTCCACACTTGAGCGGCTCATTAAACAAGCCAGTGCGGACCCTAATGCGCAGCGTTGTGCAGTTTTGACGGCGAAACTTGCGGAACCCAGCGGTTATGGGCGTATCGTGCGTGAACCGATGGGGCGCGTGGTGCGTATTGTGGAGCAAAAAGATGCCAGCCCTGAAGAATGCAAAATCAACGAAGTGAATACCGGCATCATGCTGCTGCCCGGCGCTCGCATTGCCAATTGGCTTGCCGAACTGAACAATCATAATGCTCAGCACGAATATTATCTAACTGATGTGATTGAACGTGCGATTGCCGACAATTTAGAAGTTGTCACGACTCAGCCTGACAATGTATCCGAAACGATGGGGGTGAATAACAAGCTGCAACTGGCGTTACTTGAGCGTATTTATCAGCGCCAGTTAGCAGACGCATTACTGGATGACGGTGTGATGCTGGCGGATCCAGCACGGATTGATATACGTGGCGCACTCACCTGTGGCCGTGAGGTGTCAATTGATGTGAATTGTGTGTTTGAAGGTGCTGTGCGGTTAGCGGATGACGTGAGTATTGGTCCGCATTGTGTGCTGAAAAACGCCGTGATTGGCGCTGGGGCAAAAATTAATGCATTTACGCATATCGAAGGTGCGCACATCGGAGAGCGTGCCGTGATTGGTCCGTATGCACGGCTGCGGCCAGGCGCAAGACTTGCAGAAGATACTCATATTGGTAATTTTGTCGAGGTTAAAAACGCCATGCTTGGTACGGGTTCAAAGGCGAACCATCTGAGCTATATCGGTGACGCAACCGTCGGTGCGCATGTCAATCTAGGTGCGGGTACGATCACCTGCAACTATGATGGTGCGCAAAAGCATTGCACGGTCATTGAAGATAATGTATTTGTGGGTTCTGCGACGCAACTTGTTGCACCAGTCAAGATTGCACAGGGGGTAACGATCGCGGCAGGTACAACCATTTGGAAGGATGTACCCGCTGGCGCCCTCGCGCTTAACGAAAAAACGCAAATCGCTAAAGCTGATTATGTACGGCCTAGCAAAAGAAAAGATTGATGAGGATTAAAATCCACAGCTCGCCAACTTTCGTTATTCAACTTTTATCACCCTGAGTCTTATATGTGTGGCATTGTCGGCGCTGTTGCGCAGCGTAATATTGTTCCAGTCCTAATCGAAGGGCTGCGGCGGCTTGAATACCGCGGCTATGATTCATGTGGCGTAGCCGTGCTGGCCGAGAAAACGCTGCGCCGCGCGCGTAGTGTGTCGCGTGTCGCTCATCTAGCCGCTGAGGCGCAAACGACACACTTAACGGGCGATATAGGGATTGCGCATACGCGTTGGGCAACCCATGGTGCGCCGGTCACGGATAATGCGCATCCGATTTTCTCACGCGATACGATTGCGCTGGTGCACAATGGCATCATCGAGAATTACGAGGCCCTGCGTGAAGCGCTACAAGCACAGGGCTATGAGTTTATCAGTCAAACAGATACTGAAGTCATTGCTCATTTGATTCATAGTTTGTATAACGGCGACTTGTTTAGCGCGGTACGCGCAGCGGTACGGCAACTACATGGCGCTTTTGCAATCGCCGTTTTTAGTCGCGATGAACCCCACTATATTGTGGGTGCGCGGCAAGGTTCGCCACTGGTAGTCGGGGTGGGTGACAATGAGCATTTCCTGGCTTCCGATGCGTTGGCGCTTGCGGGTAGCACCGAGCGCTTTATTTTTCTTGAAGAAGGCGATGTCGTGCAACTTTCACGTACGACAGCCCGCATTGCTGATCACACGGGCGCTATTGTGGAGCGCGAAATGCGTACCGTCACAGCCTATGGCAGTGCGGTTGAGCTCGGACCCTATCGCCATTTTATGCAAAAGGAAATTTTTGAGCAGCCGCGTGCGATCGCGGACACCCTTCCAGTGGCGGAGGCATTCACACCTGCACATTTTGGTGCACAAGCTGAGCAGGTATTTGAGGGGATTGATAGCCTCTTGATACTGGCTTGCGGTACCAGTTATTACGCTGGCTTAACGGCTAAATATTGGTTTGAATCAATGGTTGCGCTGCCGACTCAGGTTGAAATTGCCAGTGAATATCGTTATCGAGATTCAGTACCCAATCCAAATAGTTTAGTCGTGGTTATTTCGCAGTCCGGCGAGACCGCCGATACACTAGCTGCGTTAAAGCATGCACAAGCGCTGGGGCACACCCGTACGCTAGCGATCTGTAATGTTGCCACCAGCGCAATGGTGCGGCAGACGGCGCTTGCATTTTTGACGCACGCAGGTACAGAAATAGGTGTTGCCTCAACCAAAGCTTTTACGACACAACTGGTCGCCCTTTTTATGCTGGCCGTCACCTTGGGTAAACTAAGAGGGCGAATTGCGGCACATACCGAAGAAATTTATCTCAAACAACTCCGTCATTTGCCTGTTGCCTTAAACCATGTGCTTGCGCTGGAGCCGCAAATCATTGCCTGGGCTGATCAATTTGCCTCTAAAGAAAACGCGCTCTTTCTGGGGCGTGGCCTGCACTACCCAATTGCGCTTGAGGGCGCGCTCAAGCTCAAAGAAATTTCGTATATTCACGCCGAAGCTTATCCCGCTGGCGAACTCAAGCATGGCCCACTGGCGCTGGTCACTCGCGCCATGCCTGTTGTCACAGTTGCGCCAAACGATGCGTTGCTTGAAAAATTGAAATCGAATATGCAAGAAGTGCGCGCGCGCGGTGGCGAGCTGTATGTGTTTGCCGATGCCGATACGCGCATCGTCAATGGCGAAGGTTTACATGTGATCAGGCTGCCTGAGCATTACGGCTGGCTGTCCCCGATTCTGCACGTCATACCGTTGCAATTGCTAGCCTATCATACAGCATGCGCACGCGGCACCGATGTTGATAAACCTAGAAATCTTGCAAAATCCGTGACGGTTGAGTGAAACGAATCAACTTATATTTTTAACGGTTGAGAATTGGATCTATATTTTTGCGATTACGTCTTTAAACCGGTCATTTCATTTACGCCAAGTCGCAAATTCATGCATTGAATTGCCGCCCCTGAAGCGCCTTTGCCAAGGTTATCCAGTCTAGCGATGACGATAATCCGGTCCTGGTTGCCAAATACAAAAAGATCAACGCGGTTAGTGCTATTAGATGCCTGCACGTTAAAAAAACCTTCATCAAGATTAATTGCGTGATTAAATGGCGCAACGCGAATAAACGGTTCATTCTCATAATATTCAGCAAGCACCGCCTGAATTTGCTGAGGGCCAATGCCGCGCGCAAGATGGCGTGGGTAAAAGCAAGTGGTAACCGCCAAACCTTGATAGAAAGAAGCCACAATCGGAGTGAAGATTGGTGCTGCGGCAAGTCCGGCGTGCAGCGTCATTTCTGGCAAATGTTTGTGTTCAAGGCCAAGTGCATAAGGTCTCGGACTCGTCAGTAGCGGGTTTTCACCTTGCTCATAAGCCGCAATCATTTGTTTGCCGCCACCGCTATACCCCGTAATTGAGTGGCTGCTCAGTGGGCAATCAGGCGGCATGATGCCTTTGGCGATGAGAGGATGGACCGAGAGAATGAACGCGGATGCATGGCAACCGGGTACGGCAATGCGCTGTGCCGTACGGATGCGGGTGCGTTGTGCTGGACTAAGCTCTGGTAGTCCATAGGCCCAATCATTTTGGGTGCGAAAAGCGGTGCTAGCATCGATAATGCAGGTATCAGGATTGTCGACCAGCGTGACCGATTCGCGCGCTGCGGTATCGGGTAAGCATAAAAAGGTCACATCTGAGGCATTGATAAGCGCGCGCCGCTGGGCCACATCTTTGCGCTTATCTTCATCAATCCGCAAGATTTCAATCTCGCTGCGGGCCGCAAGATATTCAAAAATCTTCAGACCCGTGGTGCCTTCCTGCCCGTCAACAAATACTTTAATCATTACACCACCGTTTCAGAGCCACCGTGCGCAGCTGACCATGCGGCAGGCGCATGTAAGAATTTCTCGACTTCATCGAGCGTAGCAGGATCGAAATAATTGAGTGACTTGGCCACACGCAGAACATCCCACCAGGTGGCAAGCGCATGCAGTTCAACCCCGATGTCTTTTAACACGGTTCGACTTTCGGCAAATATATCGTAATGAAACAGTACAAAGACATGGTTAACTTGAGCGCCTGCGGTACGCAGCGCCGCACAAAAATTAAGCTTGCTGCGGCTATCTGTAGTTAAATCTTCCACCAGCAGAACACGCGCTCCTTCGGTGAGATGGCCTTCAATCTGCGCGTTCCGGCCAAAGCCTTTAGGTTTTTTCCGCACATATTGCATGGGCAGCATCAAACGATCAGCAATCCAGGCGGCAAATGGGATGCCGGCGGTCTCACCGCCCGCTACTGCATCAAGCTCTTCAAACCCAATTTCATTTAGAATGGTTGATTCAGCCATTGACATGAGCATGCGGCGCGCGCGTGGAAACGAAATAAGTTTGCGGCAGTCGATATACACTGGGCTGGCTCGGCCAGAAGTCAACATAAAAGGGTTGACGGTATTAAAATGCACTGCTTGTACTTCTAGCAGAATTTTCGCTGTGGTATCAGCAATTAATTGGCGATCAAAGCCTATCATGGCACGTCCTATCTGAGCAGAACTCTCATTTTACCTAGAATATACGTAAAAATTTTCGCTTGATGGCGAAAATAAATCACAAAAATACTGCATTTACTCTTATTTGCCGCCTTGCGGTGTACACTAAGTCCCCCGCGATGATGAGCGAATTCATTTCCGTCTAGCGTCGGGCAGCCTAATTCCTTTGGGCTTAAAATCAACGAAATTACAGGTTAGATGTATGGACGAACAACTTAAGCAAAGCGCCCTTTCTTATCATCAGTTTCCCCGCCCCGGCAAAATCTCGGTTACGCCGACGAAACCCTTGTCAAATAGCCTAGACCTGGCTTTAGCCTATTCGCCAGGCGTCGCGGCGGCATGCGAGGCGATTTATCAAGATCCGCTTGCGGCGCAACTGTACACTTCACGCGGCAATCTCGTGGGCGTGATCACGAATGGCACGGCAGTATTGGGCCTGGGCAATATCGGGCCGCTTGCCGCGAAACCTGTGATGGAAGGCAAGGGTTGTTTATTTAAGAAGTTTGCTGGAATTGATGTATTTGATATTGAGCTAGCGGAAAGCGACCCAGATAAGC
The Mycoavidus cysteinexigens genome window above contains:
- a CDS encoding dihydroneopterin aldolase gives rise to the protein MLNSLTDAQRADCRRLFLRDYAIQLLIGVHPFEKKSPQRVVVNVELWVPLTASTPAMDALSEVVDYNLMRDTIASYANGKHIHLLETLCDDAAKRMLAHPHVRAVRVCAEKPDIYPDCAAVGVEVFRCKEVVK
- the ttcA gene encoding tRNA 2-thiocytidine(32) synthetase TtcA: MNGPDNIQEAHAESAEAATHAAGKNGARILSRRAQKDAYENNKLYKRLARQVGQAIADYQMIEAGDKVMVCLSGGKDSYALLDILLRLRERAPVHFDLVAVNLDQKQPGFPDHILPEYLTQKGVPFHIENQDTYSIVKRLVPEGKTTCSLCSRLRRGILYRVASELGATKIALGHHRDDILETLLLNLFYGGKLKGMPPKLQSDNGKHIVIRPLAYVKETDLEDYAALRQFPIIPCNLCGSQPNLKRAEMKSLIRDWEKNYPGRVESMFNALAHVIPSHLMDRELFEFAQLRVTGVVPAHGDIAFDDEPCSVGQIETGVQDTFPLSLQPLLRTAP
- the glmU gene encoding bifunctional UDP-N-acetylglucosamine diphosphorylase/glucosamine-1-phosphate N-acetyltransferase GlmU, which codes for MNIVILAAGEGKRMRSALPKVLHLLAGQPLLCHVLDTARALQPAKIVVVVGHGAQAVQHAVAMPEVEFVIQEQQLGTGHAVQQALPLLDHSMPVLVLYGDVPLISVSTLERLIKQASADPNAQRCAVLTAKLAEPSGYGRIVREPMGRVVRIVEQKDASPEECKINEVNTGIMLLPGARIANWLAELNNHNAQHEYYLTDVIERAIADNLEVVTTQPDNVSETMGVNNKLQLALLERIYQRQLADALLDDGVMLADPARIDIRGALTCGREVSIDVNCVFEGAVRLADDVSIGPHCVLKNAVIGAGAKINAFTHIEGAHIGERAVIGPYARLRPGARLAEDTHIGNFVEVKNAMLGTGSKANHLSYIGDATVGAHVNLGAGTITCNYDGAQKHCTVIEDNVFVGSATQLVAPVKIAQGVTIAAGTTIWKDVPAGALALNEKTQIAKADYVRPSKRKD
- the glmS gene encoding glutamine--fructose-6-phosphate transaminase (isomerizing) — translated: MCGIVGAVAQRNIVPVLIEGLRRLEYRGYDSCGVAVLAEKTLRRARSVSRVAHLAAEAQTTHLTGDIGIAHTRWATHGAPVTDNAHPIFSRDTIALVHNGIIENYEALREALQAQGYEFISQTDTEVIAHLIHSLYNGDLFSAVRAAVRQLHGAFAIAVFSRDEPHYIVGARQGSPLVVGVGDNEHFLASDALALAGSTERFIFLEEGDVVQLSRTTARIADHTGAIVEREMRTVTAYGSAVELGPYRHFMQKEIFEQPRAIADTLPVAEAFTPAHFGAQAEQVFEGIDSLLILACGTSYYAGLTAKYWFESMVALPTQVEIASEYRYRDSVPNPNSLVVVISQSGETADTLAALKHAQALGHTRTLAICNVATSAMVRQTALAFLTHAGTEIGVASTKAFTTQLVALFMLAVTLGKLRGRIAAHTEEIYLKQLRHLPVALNHVLALEPQIIAWADQFASKENALFLGRGLHYPIALEGALKLKEISYIHAEAYPAGELKHGPLALVTRAMPVVTVAPNDALLEKLKSNMQEVRARGGELYVFADADTRIVNGEGLHVIRLPEHYGWLSPILHVIPLQLLAYHTACARGTDVDKPRNLAKSVTVE
- the argC gene encoding N-acetyl-gamma-glutamyl-phosphate reductase — encoded protein: MIKVFVDGQEGTTGLKIFEYLAARSEIEILRIDEDKRKDVAQRRALINASDVTFLCLPDTAARESVTLVDNPDTCIIDASTAFRTQNDWAYGLPELSPAQRTRIRTAQRIAVPGCHASAFILSVHPLIAKGIMPPDCPLSSHSITGYSGGGKQMIAAYEQGENPLLTSPRPYALGLEHKHLPEMTLHAGLAAAPIFTPIVASFYQGLAVTTCFYPRHLARGIGPQQIQAVLAEYYENEPFIRVAPFNHAINLDEGFFNVQASNSTNRVDLFVFGNQDRIIVIARLDNLGKGASGAAIQCMNLRLGVNEMTGLKT
- a CDS encoding orotate phosphoribosyltransferase; its protein translation is MIGFDRQLIADTTAKILLEVQAVHFNTVNPFMLTSGRASPVYIDCRKLISFPRARRMLMSMAESTILNEIGFEELDAVAGGETAGIPFAAWIADRLMLPMQYVRKKPKGFGRNAQIEGHLTEGARVLLVEDLTTDSRSKLNFCAALRTAGAQVNHVFVLFHYDIFAESRTVLKDIGVELHALATWWDVLRVAKSLNYFDPATLDEVEKFLHAPAAWSAAHGGSETVV